Proteins encoded together in one Telopea speciosissima isolate NSW1024214 ecotype Mountain lineage chromosome 6, Tspe_v1, whole genome shotgun sequence window:
- the LOC122664893 gene encoding piriformospora indica-insensitive protein 2-like — translation MKSFNINVGAVSLLSLLLFLKVSCIGDYEETSVALMEKTEQESLYSAIQGFVGSWWNGSELYPDPCGWTPIQGVSCDFFDGFWYVTGINIGPVHDNSLSCARNVEFSPHLFELKHLRSLSFFNCFVSPRRRPISIPTQNWKKLAESLESLEFRLNPGVIGQIPAIFGSLTKLQSLVLLENGLSGELPIKLGNLIHLRRLILAGNQFSGRIPDCLGGLTQLLIFDSSRNALSGNLPLSFGGLTSLLKLDLSDNLLEGKLPEELGNLKNLTLLDLRSNKFSGGLTQSLQKMISLQELVLSNNPIGGDLMGVVWENLQNLIVLDLSNMSLAGQIPETIAELKRLRFLGLNNNNNLSGNISPKFEAMPCLSTLYLNGNNLTGELKFSEWFYGKMKRRFGAWNNPNLCYPVKLMLTEHVPYGVKPCQPEVRI, via the exons ATGAAAAGTTTCAACATCAACGTTGGAGCTGTTTCTCTTCTTTCGCTCCTCCTTTTCTTGAAGGTTTCCTGCATTGGCGACTATGAAGAAACTTCAGTGGCTCTTATGGAGAAAACAGAGCAAGAATCTCTGTATTCGGCCATACAAGGGTTCGTGGGGAGCTGGTGGAATGGCTCAGAGCTTTATCCTGACCCTTGTGGTTGGACCCCAATACAG GGAGTCTCTTGTGATTTCTTTGATGGCTTTTGGTATGTAACTGGCATCAACATTGGACCTGTTCATGACAACTCTCTCAGCTGCGCCAGGAATGTTGAGTTCAGCCCACACCTGTTTGAGCTCAAGCACCTTAGAAGTCTCTCCTTCTTCAATTGCTTTGTCTCTCCTCGTCGACGCCCAATCTCAATTCCTACTCAGAACTGGAAGAAACTTGCTGAAAGCTTAGAATCTTTAGAATTCCGATTAAACCCAGGTGTAATAGGACAGATTCCAGCGATCTTCGGCAGCCTCACCAAGCTTCAATCTCTTGTGTTACTTGAGAATGGATTAAGCGGTGAATTACCGATCAAACTTGGTAATTTAATCCACCTAAGGCGACTAATCCTTGCCGGAAACCAATTCTCCGGTCGAATTCCCGATTGTTTGGGTGGATTGACTCAGCTCCTAATCTTTGATTCAAGCAGGAATGCTCTGTCTGGGAATTTACCTTTGAGTTTTGGAGGGTTGACTTCACTCCTAAAGCTTGATTTGAGTGACAATCTGTTGGAGGGAAAGCTTCCTGAAGAGCTTGGAAATCTGAAAAATCTTACTTTATTGGACCTTAGAAGCAATAAGTTTTCAGGTGGGTTGACTCAATCACTTCAAAAAATGATCTCCTTACAAGAGTTGGTGTTATCCAACAATCCAATAGGGGGAGACCTCATGGGTGTTGTGTGGGAAAATCTGCAGAACTTGATTGTTCTAGACCTCTCTAACATGAGCTTGGCAGGACAGATTCCAGAAACTATTGCAGAGCTCAAGAGATTGAGATTTCTGGGtctgaacaacaacaacaatcttTCAGGAAACATCTCTCCAAAATTTGAAGCTATGCCTTGTCTGAGTACTCTCTATCTGAATGGAAACAATCTGACTGGAGAACTCAAATTCTCTGAATGGTTTTATGGGAAAATGAAGAGGCGATTTGGAGCTTGGAACAACCCAAATCTCTGCTACCCAGTTAAATTGATGTTAACAGAGCATGTTCCTTATGGAGTAAAACCTTGTCAGCCGGAGGTTAGAATATAA